A part of Agromyces protaetiae genomic DNA contains:
- a CDS encoding ClbS/DfsB family four-helix bundle protein codes for MPRPASKSELLSLSASKYDALTQLVASMTDDERVAEFAFDDRDRNVRDVLVHLVEWHRMLLAWAAANLAGERKPFLTAPYTWATYQRLNVEFRDRNQAVSLHEAQALLEDSNTRALALVESLSDEELFTKRYFDWSGTTSVGSYCVSALSSHYDWALKKLRKHRKTYVSL; via the coding sequence ATGCCTCGCCCGGCGAGCAAGTCTGAACTCCTCTCGCTGAGCGCATCGAAGTACGACGCGCTCACCCAACTCGTCGCCTCGATGACCGACGATGAGCGCGTCGCGGAGTTCGCGTTCGATGACCGTGATCGCAATGTGCGAGACGTCCTCGTCCACCTCGTCGAGTGGCACCGCATGCTGCTCGCGTGGGCTGCGGCCAATCTGGCCGGGGAGCGGAAGCCCTTCCTCACTGCCCCGTACACGTGGGCAACCTACCAGCGACTCAACGTCGAGTTCCGTGACCGGAATCAAGCCGTCAGCCTGCACGAGGCGCAAGCACTGCTCGAGGACTCGAACACCCGAGCTCTCGCACTCGTCGAGTCGCTCAGCGACGAGGAGCTCTTCACCAAGCGATACTTCGACTGGTCCGGGACGACGAGCGTCGGTTCGTACTGCGTCTCGGCCCTCTCGAGCCACTACGACTGGGCGCTCAAGAAGCTCCGCAAACATCGGAAGACGTACGTTTCGCTGTGA
- a CDS encoding D-alanine--D-alanine ligase family protein, producing MSDFTDASTEPDANVSGATPAPEATPEAGTALDIVVLAGGISHERDVSLRSGRKVVDALAEAGHNVTLRDPDATLLPYLAEHRPDVLFPALHGSSGEDGSLLDLLAGLDVPHVGSAGAAARRAWSKPVASSLVRDAGIAVPASIVLSHESFRELGAPSVLRVVQRALVGDLVVKPASGGSAQGVTIVASPDDLPRAMVDAFTYADVAVVEQRIFGTEVAVTVVDSGDGPQALPPVEIVPTDGVYSFQARYNAGETTFFAPARLDAEVSSAVAEAAVLAHRTLGLSDLSRVDFIIDSEGRPWFLEANVVPGLTETSLVPLAIEASDRSVPEVYDALVRNAARRG from the coding sequence ATGAGTGATTTCACGGATGCTTCGACCGAGCCTGATGCGAACGTCTCAGGCGCAACACCTGCGCCCGAAGCCACGCCCGAAGCGGGCACCGCGCTCGACATCGTCGTGCTCGCGGGCGGAATCTCGCACGAGCGCGACGTCTCGCTCCGCTCGGGCCGCAAGGTCGTCGACGCGCTCGCGGAGGCCGGCCACAATGTGACCCTTCGCGACCCCGATGCGACGCTGCTCCCGTACCTCGCCGAACACCGCCCCGACGTCCTGTTCCCCGCGCTCCACGGCTCGAGCGGCGAAGACGGGTCGCTCCTCGACCTGCTTGCGGGGCTCGACGTGCCGCACGTCGGGTCCGCCGGCGCGGCCGCCCGTCGTGCCTGGTCGAAGCCCGTCGCGAGTTCGCTCGTCCGCGACGCCGGCATCGCAGTCCCCGCGTCGATCGTGCTCTCGCACGAGTCGTTCCGCGAATTGGGGGCACCGAGCGTGCTCCGCGTCGTGCAGCGCGCACTCGTGGGCGATCTCGTGGTGAAGCCCGCCTCCGGCGGCTCGGCGCAAGGCGTGACGATCGTGGCGTCGCCCGACGACCTGCCCCGTGCAATGGTCGACGCGTTCACCTACGCCGACGTCGCAGTCGTCGAACAGCGGATCTTCGGCACCGAGGTCGCCGTGACCGTGGTCGACTCCGGCGACGGCCCGCAGGCCCTCCCACCTGTCGAGATCGTGCCGACCGACGGTGTGTACAGCTTCCAGGCGCGCTACAACGCAGGGGAGACCACCTTCTTCGCTCCCGCACGCCTCGATGCCGAGGTTTCATCCGCGGTCGCCGAGGCCGCGGTTCTCGCACACCGCACGCTCGGGCTCAGCGACCTCTCGCGCGTGGACTTCATCATCGACAGCGAGGGCCGCCCGTGGTTCCTCGAAGCGAACGTGGTTCCCGGCCTGACCGAGACCTCGCTCGTCCCGCTGGCGATCGAGGCCTCCGACCGGAGCGTCCCCGAGGTGTACGACGCGCTCGTACGGAATGCGGCACGCCGGGGCTGA
- a CDS encoding PLP-dependent aminotransferase family protein, which produces MTTDGVPQRTGNNLDPWYANYAERAAGFAASEVRALFAVASRPEVVSLAGGMPFVSALPQELIHSSMERVMRDQGPTALQYGGGAGIPSLREHILDVMGLEGIRGASVDDVVTSTGSQQALDFVAKLFLDPGDVVLAEAPSYVGAMGVFRSYQASVVHVAMDDEGLVPEALRETIAYLRGQGRRIKFLYTIPNFHNPAGVTLSAARRPEILEICRQNEILVLEDNPYGLLHFDEPAPNALRSLDPEGVIYLGSFSKTLAPGFRVGWALAPHAIREKLILAAESAILSPSSFSQLVVSEYLSTADWRGQIDTFRGVYRERKDAMIEALSEYLPQLSWTNPNGGFYVWVTMPDVLDSKQMLPRAVRELVAYTPGTAFFADGRGRHAMRLSFCYPTPEAIRLGVRRLATVVNGELDLIDTFAGTGSLQSPTTPGIELAPPSDLK; this is translated from the coding sequence GTGACCACCGACGGCGTCCCGCAGCGGACCGGCAACAACCTCGACCCTTGGTACGCGAACTACGCTGAGCGAGCCGCCGGCTTCGCCGCCTCCGAGGTCCGAGCCCTGTTCGCCGTCGCGTCGCGCCCCGAGGTGGTCTCGCTCGCCGGCGGCATGCCGTTCGTCTCGGCGCTCCCGCAGGAGCTCATCCACTCGTCGATGGAACGCGTCATGCGCGACCAGGGCCCGACCGCGCTGCAGTACGGCGGGGGAGCCGGCATCCCCTCGCTCCGCGAACACATCCTCGACGTCATGGGCCTCGAGGGCATCCGCGGAGCGTCGGTCGACGACGTCGTGACGTCGACCGGTTCGCAGCAGGCACTCGACTTCGTCGCGAAGCTCTTCCTCGACCCTGGCGACGTGGTGCTCGCCGAGGCGCCCTCGTACGTGGGTGCGATGGGCGTGTTCCGCTCGTATCAGGCGTCGGTCGTGCACGTCGCGATGGACGACGAGGGACTCGTGCCCGAAGCGCTCCGCGAGACGATCGCGTACCTCCGCGGCCAGGGCCGACGGATCAAGTTCCTCTACACGATCCCGAACTTCCACAACCCGGCCGGCGTGACGCTCTCGGCAGCGCGACGACCCGAGATCCTCGAGATCTGCCGCCAGAACGAGATCCTCGTTCTCGAAGACAACCCGTACGGACTGCTGCACTTCGACGAGCCCGCACCGAACGCGCTGCGTTCGCTCGACCCCGAGGGCGTCATCTACCTCGGTTCGTTCTCGAAGACGCTCGCTCCGGGATTCCGCGTCGGCTGGGCGCTCGCGCCGCACGCGATCCGCGAGAAGCTCATTCTCGCGGCCGAGTCGGCGATCCTCTCGCCGTCGTCGTTCTCTCAGCTCGTCGTGTCGGAGTACCTCTCGACCGCCGACTGGCGTGGACAGATCGACACGTTCCGCGGCGTGTACCGCGAACGCAAAGACGCCATGATCGAGGCCCTCTCCGAATACCTCCCGCAGTTGTCGTGGACGAACCCCAACGGCGGCTTCTACGTGTGGGTCACGATGCCCGACGTGCTCGACTCGAAGCAGATGCTCCCGCGCGCGGTGCGCGAACTGGTCGCCTACACCCCTGGCACCGCGTTCTTCGCCGATGGACGCGGCCGGCACGCGATGCGACTCTCGTTCTGCTACCCGACGCCTGAAGCGATCCGCCTCGGCGTGCGCCGACTCGCGACCGTCGTGAACGGCGAACTCGACCTCATCGACACGTTCGCCGGCACCGGGTCGCTGCAGTCGCCGACCACGCCCGGCATCGAGCTCGCCCCGCCGTCCGACCTCAAGTAG
- the trxA gene encoding thioredoxin, whose product MTARAVTEATFEQEVLQNDKAVLVDFWAEWCGPCRMVSPILDQIAAEHADKLDIVKLNVDENPGLAMKYQITAIPAMKVFKAGEVVQTVIGAKPKPALEADLAAYIA is encoded by the coding sequence ATGACTGCACGCGCAGTGACCGAGGCCACCTTCGAGCAGGAGGTGCTGCAGAACGACAAGGCAGTGCTCGTCGACTTCTGGGCCGAGTGGTGCGGCCCGTGTCGCATGGTCAGCCCGATCCTCGACCAGATCGCGGCCGAGCACGCCGACAAGCTCGACATCGTGAAGCTCAACGTCGACGAGAACCCGGGTCTCGCCATGAAGTACCAGATCACCGCGATCCCCGCGATGAAGGTCTTCAAGGCCGGTGAGGTCGTCCAGACCGTCATCGGTGCGAAGCCCAAGCCCGCGCTCGAGGCCGACCTCGCCGCCTACATCGCGTAG
- the trxB gene encoding thioredoxin-disulfide reductase has product MRDIIIIGSGPAGFTAAIYAARAELKPLLIASSVEIGGELMNTTEVENFPGFPEAIMGPDLMTKMQQQAERFGTEIVYDDVVELELDGPVKRVRLGNGGVEEAKAIIYATGSAYRKLGLPEEEPLSGHGLSWCATCDGFFFRQKTIAVVGGGDSAMEEATFLTRFADKVYVIHRRDELKASKIMQQRAHDNEKIEFIWNAEVTAIHGGDQVNGVSLRDTVTGEVRGLDLDGLFVAIGNDPRTHLVHGKLELTAEGTIRVDGRSSRTSVPGVFAAGDVIDPFYRQAVTAAGSGTVAALDAEHYLAALEDTNSPAEAELEAEELDELAAINN; this is encoded by the coding sequence TTGCGCGACATCATCATCATCGGCTCAGGGCCGGCCGGGTTCACGGCCGCCATCTACGCGGCGCGCGCCGAGCTGAAGCCGCTGCTCATCGCGAGCTCCGTCGAGATCGGCGGCGAGCTCATGAACACGACCGAGGTCGAGAACTTCCCGGGCTTCCCCGAGGCGATCATGGGGCCCGACCTCATGACCAAGATGCAGCAGCAGGCCGAACGCTTCGGCACCGAGATCGTCTACGACGACGTCGTGGAGCTCGAGCTCGACGGCCCCGTCAAGCGCGTCAGGCTCGGCAACGGCGGCGTCGAAGAAGCCAAGGCGATCATCTACGCGACCGGTTCGGCGTACCGCAAGCTCGGCCTCCCCGAAGAGGAACCCCTTTCCGGCCACGGTCTCTCGTGGTGTGCGACGTGCGACGGGTTCTTCTTCCGCCAGAAGACGATCGCGGTCGTCGGCGGCGGCGACTCGGCGATGGAGGAGGCGACCTTCCTCACTCGCTTCGCCGACAAGGTCTACGTGATCCACCGTCGCGACGAGCTCAAGGCGTCGAAGATCATGCAGCAGCGCGCGCACGACAACGAGAAGATCGAGTTCATCTGGAACGCCGAGGTCACCGCGATCCACGGCGGCGACCAGGTGAACGGCGTGAGCCTCCGCGACACCGTGACCGGCGAGGTCCGCGGTCTCGACCTCGACGGCCTGTTCGTCGCGATCGGCAACGACCCGCGCACCCACCTCGTGCACGGCAAGCTCGAACTCACCGCCGAGGGCACGATCCGCGTCGACGGCCGTTCGTCGCGCACGAGCGTTCCCGGTGTGTTCGCGGCGGGCGACGTCATCGACCCGTTCTACCGTCAGGCCGTCACGGCCGCCGGTTCGGGCACGGTCGCGGCCCTCGACGCCGAGCACTACCTCGCCGCCCTCGAAGACACGAACTCGCCCGCCGAGGCCGAGCTCGAAGCCGAAGAGCTCGACGAGCTCGCCGCCATCAACAACTGA
- the murJ gene encoding murein biosynthesis integral membrane protein MurJ: protein MTDDRIGRASVFLASGTLVSRVLGFVKAIVLASAIGAYGSVSADAFALANGLPNTVYVIVAGGVLSAVLVPQIVKSAAHSDGGSGYINKLLTLALVIIGAATVVATALAPVLVWIYGSSKPSALPLAIAFAWWCLPQIFFYGLYTLLGEVLNAKRSFGPFTWVPVLNNVVALAGLAAFGLLYGFDPHGDRTAGDWTTGMIALLAGTTTLGIVAQAVVLFWFWRRIGLRYRPDFQWRGVGLGHAGRLAGWTFGMLLLTTLAGIVQTRVLFVATGQGASVAAVDIAWLVFMLPHSIIAVSIATAYFTRMSEHAHRGELETVRADVSGAIRGISLILVFAAVVLMVVAYPFGAVFQPSFQAASGIGNVIIAFVVGLPAFSALFVVQRTFYALDDTRTPFFFTLFQVVVFSILASLCLLLPVQWIGVGVALSTSIAGAAQLVVASVLLRRKLGSLDGRRIAVAVARSAAALVLPVIAGVLLLNALGGTTEGGYAISGVLGAVTSMALIGAVMAVLYFAGLWILRSPELRGFAEPLLARLRRD, encoded by the coding sequence ATGACTGACGACCGCATCGGGCGCGCGAGCGTCTTCCTCGCATCGGGCACCCTCGTCTCGCGCGTGCTCGGCTTCGTGAAGGCGATCGTGCTCGCATCCGCGATCGGCGCCTACGGCTCGGTGAGCGCCGACGCGTTCGCGCTCGCCAACGGCCTGCCGAACACGGTCTACGTGATCGTCGCGGGCGGAGTGCTGAGCGCCGTGCTCGTCCCGCAGATCGTGAAGTCCGCCGCGCACTCCGACGGCGGCAGCGGGTACATCAACAAGCTGCTCACGCTCGCGCTCGTGATCATCGGTGCGGCGACGGTCGTCGCGACGGCGCTCGCGCCCGTCCTCGTCTGGATCTACGGGTCCTCGAAGCCGTCGGCGCTGCCGCTCGCGATCGCCTTCGCGTGGTGGTGCCTGCCACAGATCTTCTTCTACGGGCTCTACACGCTGCTCGGCGAGGTGCTCAACGCCAAGCGCAGCTTCGGCCCGTTCACGTGGGTGCCCGTGCTCAACAACGTCGTCGCGCTCGCGGGTCTCGCGGCCTTCGGCCTCCTCTACGGGTTCGACCCGCACGGCGATCGCACGGCCGGCGACTGGACGACCGGGATGATCGCGCTCCTCGCGGGCACGACGACCCTCGGCATCGTCGCGCAGGCGGTCGTGCTGTTCTGGTTCTGGCGCCGCATCGGCCTGCGCTACCGGCCCGACTTCCAGTGGCGGGGGGTCGGCCTCGGTCACGCCGGTCGGCTCGCCGGGTGGACGTTCGGGATGCTCCTGCTCACGACGCTCGCCGGCATCGTGCAGACCCGGGTGCTCTTCGTCGCGACGGGCCAGGGCGCTTCTGTCGCGGCGGTCGACATCGCCTGGCTCGTCTTCATGTTGCCGCACTCGATCATCGCCGTGTCGATCGCGACCGCGTACTTCACGCGCATGAGCGAGCACGCGCACCGCGGCGAACTCGAGACCGTGCGTGCGGACGTGTCGGGCGCGATCCGCGGGATCTCGCTCATCCTCGTGTTCGCGGCCGTCGTGCTCATGGTCGTGGCGTACCCGTTCGGCGCGGTGTTCCAGCCGTCGTTCCAGGCGGCGTCCGGTATCGGCAACGTCATCATCGCGTTCGTCGTCGGGCTGCCCGCGTTCAGCGCCCTGTTCGTCGTCCAGCGCACGTTCTACGCGCTCGACGACACCCGCACCCCGTTCTTCTTCACGCTGTTCCAGGTCGTCGTGTTCTCGATCCTCGCGTCGCTCTGCCTGCTGCTGCCGGTGCAGTGGATCGGCGTCGGCGTCGCGCTGTCGACGTCGATCGCGGGGGCGGCGCAGCTCGTCGTGGCATCCGTGCTTCTCCGGCGCAAGCTCGGATCCCTCGACGGACGCCGGATCGCGGTCGCGGTCGCGCGCTCGGCCGCGGCGCTCGTGCTGCCCGTGATCGCCGGGGTGCTGCTGCTCAACGCACTCGGCGGAACCACCGAAGGCGGTTACGCGATCTCGGGCGTCCTCGGCGCCGTCACCTCGATGGCCCTCATCGGCGCCGTCATGGCCGTGCTCTACTTCGCGGGCCTCTGGATCCTCCGCTCGCCCGAGCTGCGCGGATTCGCCGAACCGCTCCTCGCGCGGCTCCGCCGCGACTGA
- a CDS encoding DUF6049 family protein has product MAVHARRPRLARARHRRPGDLAALRGAGYTTTILDAANVEPINGQPNAAAAVEGESAIVADATLSAALQAAAAATSDAEWGEASGRLSAELALRAAAGETSTLVATFARDAGVQPARVGATLAELEHWPWSPPANLAGAIGAPPTDRTLVDGHQGDGRLGGIRRLFESETSLTSFASVLDDPDVLTAPARRSLLALLDVAWIEDPAGWSTAVGEQLTEWNDARNAISVAPSSQVNVLSAGANFPTTVENKLPYPVNVVVHASPSNGRLVIEEDVTVTVPAESRTNVLVPVKAGVSNGNVVLTVTLSSPTGVPLGQPVQIPANVQADWEGVGATILAVVLVLFFGIGIWRNIRRRRRERAEAAAQGADGASSDVSSDTDVSTAPVGSEASEAPETSESPEGRND; this is encoded by the coding sequence CTGGCCGTACACGCGCGCCGACCTCGCCTGGCCCGCGCCCGACACCGTCGCCCCGGTGACCTCGCGGCCCTGCGCGGGGCGGGCTACACGACTACGATCCTCGACGCCGCGAACGTGGAACCGATCAACGGCCAGCCGAACGCCGCTGCCGCCGTCGAGGGCGAGTCCGCGATCGTCGCCGACGCGACCCTGTCGGCCGCGCTCCAGGCCGCTGCCGCGGCGACGTCCGACGCGGAGTGGGGCGAGGCATCCGGTCGCCTCTCCGCCGAACTCGCGCTCCGCGCCGCGGCCGGCGAGACGTCGACGCTCGTCGCGACCTTCGCCCGCGACGCGGGCGTGCAGCCCGCGCGCGTCGGCGCGACGCTCGCCGAGCTCGAGCACTGGCCGTGGTCGCCCCCCGCCAACCTCGCCGGTGCGATCGGCGCACCGCCGACCGACCGCACGCTCGTCGACGGTCATCAGGGCGACGGCCGCCTCGGCGGCATCCGACGCCTCTTCGAGAGCGAGACCTCGCTGACCTCGTTCGCCTCGGTGCTCGACGACCCCGACGTCCTCACCGCGCCCGCGCGGCGCTCGCTGCTCGCGCTTCTCGACGTCGCGTGGATCGAAGACCCCGCGGGCTGGTCGACGGCCGTGGGCGAGCAGCTCACCGAGTGGAACGACGCGCGGAACGCGATCAGCGTCGCGCCGAGCAGCCAGGTCAACGTGCTGTCCGCCGGTGCGAACTTCCCGACGACCGTCGAGAACAAGCTGCCGTACCCGGTGAACGTCGTCGTTCACGCTTCGCCGTCGAACGGCCGCCTCGTCATCGAAGAGGACGTCACCGTCACGGTGCCCGCCGAGTCGCGCACGAACGTGCTCGTCCCGGTGAAGGCCGGTGTCAGCAACGGCAATGTCGTGCTGACGGTCACGCTGTCCTCGCCGACCGGCGTTCCGCTCGGGCAGCCCGTGCAGATCCCCGCGAACGTGCAGGCCGACTGGGAGGGCGTCGGCGCGACGATCCTCGCCGTCGTGCTCGTCCTCTTCTTCGGTATCGGCATCTGGCGCAACATCCGCCGTCGGCGTCGCGAGCGCGCCGAGGCCGCCGCGCAGGGCGCCGACGGGGCGTCTTCGGATGTCTCGAGCGACACGGATGTCTCGACTGCACCTGTGGGCTCCGAGGCATCCGAAGCTCCCGAAACCTCTGAATCTCCCGAAGGCCGGAATGACTGA
- a CDS encoding DUF6049 family protein produces the protein MSDESNTARRLRRHLDRRRLFVGAVVALGIVATVGTPLIANAGDVPARLRALQGADASVPASAVTESSSEGAATDDDAPAGTVEVHVAPVLGATLDPASPTVLQVEIRNGTAETVGAGVVHLSRSASPLLTSPAALESWLSPDRGGAQLAALGEASSPVLLAGTSATVSFPLPADFLGDAAGAPVAGIAAEVVSADDGTPIAEGQAAFALSTATGGGPRLSLIAAITVPSRPRGSSTGSRSRR, from the coding sequence ATGTCGGACGAGTCGAACACTGCGCGTCGACTGCGCCGACACCTCGATCGGAGGCGTCTGTTCGTCGGCGCGGTCGTCGCGCTCGGCATCGTCGCGACGGTCGGCACGCCGCTCATCGCGAATGCCGGGGATGTTCCGGCGCGCCTGCGCGCGCTCCAGGGGGCGGATGCCTCGGTGCCGGCGTCTGCAGTGACCGAGTCGTCGAGCGAGGGCGCCGCAACCGACGACGACGCGCCCGCCGGGACCGTCGAAGTCCACGTCGCTCCGGTGCTGGGCGCGACGCTCGATCCCGCGTCGCCCACGGTGCTGCAGGTCGAGATCCGCAACGGCACGGCCGAGACGGTCGGCGCCGGCGTCGTCCATCTGTCGCGCTCCGCTTCGCCGTTGTTGACCTCGCCGGCCGCGCTCGAGTCGTGGCTCTCACCCGATCGGGGCGGAGCGCAGCTCGCGGCGCTCGGCGAGGCATCCTCGCCCGTCCTGCTCGCCGGCACGAGCGCGACCGTTTCGTTCCCGCTTCCCGCCGACTTCCTCGGCGATGCGGCCGGCGCCCCAGTCGCAGGCATCGCAGCCGAGGTCGTCTCGGCCGACGACGGCACGCCGATCGCCGAAGGCCAGGCGGCGTTCGCGCTTTCGACCGCGACGGGCGGCGGTCCCCGCCTCTCCCTCATCGCAGCCATCACGGTCCCGTCGAGACCGAGGGGCTCCTCGACGGGGAGTCGCTCGCGACGCTGA
- a CDS encoding CCA tRNA nucleotidyltransferase: MQHVAAALDRLSELAAAPTVSRLAAAFEAAGHELALVGGPVRDAFLGRPVNDLDFTTDATPDEILAIVKPIAEAHWDIGRQFGTIGAKIAGETVEITTYRADTYDGDSRKPEVVFGDTLEGDLTRRDFTVNALALRLPKLELVDPSGGIEDLVAQVLRTPAAAEQSFGDDPLRMLRAARFAAQLGFEVDPETVAAMSALAPEIDRISAERVRDELSKLLTTSAPVRGIRMLVDTGLADRVLPEVPALRLERDEHHRHKDVYEHSLRVLEQAIEYEVSRGVLESPDLVVRLAALLHDIGKPATRRYEAGGAVTFYHHDVVGAKLAKKRLRALRFDNDTVDAVARVIELHLRFFGYTEGAWTDSAVRRYVRDAGDQLERLHILSRADVTTRNKRKADMLAFAYDDLEERIAVLAAEEELAAVRPELDGAEIMAALGIAPGPVVGQAYKFMLDVRLDEGPIGPDAARERLLEWWAAREA; encoded by the coding sequence ATGCAGCACGTCGCCGCGGCCCTCGACCGCCTCTCTGAGCTCGCGGCTGCACCGACCGTTTCACGTCTCGCCGCCGCCTTCGAAGCGGCGGGCCACGAACTCGCGCTCGTCGGCGGTCCGGTGCGCGACGCGTTCCTCGGGAGGCCTGTCAACGACCTCGACTTCACGACCGACGCGACGCCCGACGAGATCCTCGCGATCGTGAAGCCCATCGCCGAAGCGCACTGGGACATCGGCCGCCAGTTCGGCACGATCGGCGCGAAGATCGCGGGCGAGACCGTCGAGATCACGACCTACCGCGCCGACACCTACGACGGCGACTCGCGCAAGCCCGAGGTCGTCTTCGGCGACACCCTCGAGGGTGATCTCACCCGTCGCGATTTCACCGTGAACGCGCTGGCCCTCCGGCTGCCGAAGCTCGAACTCGTCGACCCGTCGGGCGGCATCGAAGACCTCGTCGCCCAGGTGCTTCGAACCCCGGCTGCGGCCGAGCAGTCGTTCGGCGACGATCCGCTTCGCATGCTGCGGGCGGCGCGCTTCGCCGCGCAGCTCGGGTTCGAGGTCGATCCCGAGACCGTTGCGGCGATGTCGGCGCTCGCCCCGGAGATCGATCGCATCTCGGCGGAGCGCGTGCGCGACGAGCTGTCGAAGCTCCTCACGACCTCGGCGCCCGTGCGAGGCATCCGGATGCTCGTCGACACCGGTCTCGCCGACCGAGTGCTGCCCGAAGTGCCCGCGCTGCGCCTCGAGCGCGACGAGCACCACCGTCACAAGGACGTCTACGAGCACAGCTTGCGCGTGCTCGAGCAGGCCATCGAGTACGAGGTCTCGCGCGGCGTGCTCGAATCGCCCGATCTCGTCGTGCGCCTCGCGGCGCTCCTGCACGACATCGGCAAACCGGCGACCCGTCGGTACGAAGCCGGCGGCGCCGTCACCTTCTACCACCACGACGTCGTCGGGGCGAAGCTCGCGAAGAAGCGGTTGCGCGCGCTGAGGTTCGACAACGACACGGTCGACGCGGTCGCCCGGGTCATCGAACTGCACCTGCGGTTCTTCGGCTACACCGAGGGCGCGTGGACCGACTCGGCCGTGCGCCGCTACGTGCGCGACGCGGGCGACCAGCTCGAGCGGCTGCACATCCTGTCGCGCGCCGACGTGACGACCCGCAACAAGCGCAAGGCCGACATGCTCGCGTTCGCGTACGACGACCTCGAAGAGCGCATCGCCGTGCTCGCGGCCGAAGAGGAGCTCGCGGCCGTGCGGCCCGAGCTCGACGGTGCGGAGATCATGGCGGCGCTCGGGATCGCGCCGGGGCCGGTCGTGGGGCAGGCGTACAAGTTCATGTTGGACGTGCGGCTCGACGAAGGGCCCATCGGCCCCGATGCCGCGCGCGAGCGCCTGCTCGAATGGTGGGCTGCGCGCGAGGCGTGA
- the rpsF gene encoding 30S ribosomal protein S6 gives MHQYELMVILDPEIDERTVAPSLDKFLNVIRNDGGSVDKVDIWGRRKLAYEIKKKAEGIYAVVDFTAEPATTAELDRQLNLSEAVMRTKVLRADEAIAQVAAFKKAEEAKAAKKAASAAKKDA, from the coding sequence ATGCACCAGTACGAGCTGATGGTCATCCTCGATCCCGAGATCGACGAGCGCACCGTGGCTCCGAGCCTCGACAAGTTCCTCAACGTCATCCGCAACGATGGCGGCTCGGTCGACAAGGTCGACATCTGGGGACGTCGCAAGCTGGCCTACGAGATCAAGAAGAAGGCCGAGGGCATCTACGCCGTCGTCGACTTCACCGCCGAGCCCGCGACCACCGCTGAGCTCGACCGCCAGCTGAACCTCAGCGAAGCGGTCATGCGCACCAAGGTGCTCCGTGCCGACGAGGCGATCGCCCAGGTCGCCGCGTTCAAGAAGGCCGAAGAGGCGAAGGCTGCCAAGAAGGCCGCTTCCGCCGCGAAGAAGGACGCCTAA
- a CDS encoding single-stranded DNA-binding protein has protein sequence MAGETIITVVGNLTADPELRYTQNGLAVANFTIASTPRTFDRQANDWKDGEALFLRASVWREFAEHVAGSLTKGSRVIATGRLKQRSYETKEGEKRTSIELEIDEIGPSLRYATASVTRAQSNRGVGGGGGSYGGGQSDDAWAPSAPAASGGGDVWNTPGTNYGDDTPF, from the coding sequence ATGGCCGGCGAGACCATCATCACTGTGGTGGGCAACCTCACCGCCGACCCCGAGCTGCGCTACACGCAGAACGGGCTGGCGGTCGCGAACTTCACCATCGCGTCCACTCCTCGGACGTTCGACCGTCAGGCGAACGACTGGAAGGACGGCGAGGCGCTGTTCCTCCGCGCAAGCGTGTGGCGTGAATTCGCCGAGCACGTGGCGGGTTCGCTCACCAAGGGTTCACGGGTCATCGCTACCGGGCGGCTGAAGCAGCGTTCGTACGAGACGAAGGAAGGCGAGAAGCGCACGAGCATCGAGCTCGAGATCGATGAGATCGGGCCGAGCCTGCGCTACGCCACCGCGTCCGTGACGCGCGCCCAGTCCAACCGCGGTGTCGGCGGAGGCGGTGGCTCCTACGGGGGCGGCCAGTCCGACGACGCGTGGGCTCCGAGCGCTCCTGCCGCCTCCGGCGGCGGCGACGTCTGGAACACGCCCGGCACCAACTACGGGGACGACACGCCCTTCTAG
- the rpsR gene encoding 30S ribosomal protein S18 — MAGKSSGDRRKPRGGKGAKNAAPAKSVKVGVIDYKDVATLRKFISERGKIRARRITGVSVQEQRLIARAVKNAREMALLPYSGSGR; from the coding sequence ATGGCTGGAAAGAGCAGCGGCGACCGCCGCAAGCCTCGTGGTGGCAAGGGCGCGAAGAACGCCGCCCCCGCGAAGTCCGTCAAGGTCGGCGTCATCGACTACAAGGATGTCGCGACCCTTCGGAAGTTCATCTCGGAGCGCGGGAAGATCCGCGCCCGTCGTATCACCGGTGTCTCCGTGCAGGAGCAGCGTCTCATCGCCCGCGCAGTGAAGAACGCGCGCGAGATGGCGCTTCTGCCCTACTCCGGCTCGGGCCGCTAA